One window of Leptotrichia sp. oral taxon 498 genomic DNA carries:
- a CDS encoding cupin domain-containing protein, producing MSKKITADPVSSLFGKGDYNEAYAKYFNGKTYLKTLVEPNDTSKVGIHNVVFEPGVINNWHSHSNGQILLVTDGHGWYQEDGKEAIELHPGDVVNIPKNVKH from the coding sequence ATGAGTAAAAAAATTACAGCTGATCCTGTAAGCAGCTTGTTTGGCAAAGGCGATTATAACGAGGCTTATGCAAAATATTTTAATGGGAAAACTTATCTAAAAACATTAGTTGAGCCGAATGACACTTCAAAAGTTGGTATTCATAATGTTGTTTTCGAGCCGGGAGTTATAAATAACTGGCATTCTCATTCAAATGGACAAATATTGTTGGTTACAGATGGGCATGGATGGTATCAAGAAGACGGGAAAGAAGCGATAGAATTACATCCAGGAGATGTTGTGAATATTCCTAAAAATGTTAAGCACTGA